CTCCATAAATAGACGAAATACCATTTACAAAATGGTTGATAATGCCGTCTCTTACGCCCTATCATTTTTCCTCATCTATACCCTTTTATCTATTATGGGTATTCCCGTTTCAACTTTATTAGCTGGTGCAGGAATTGCGGGGATTGCCATTGGTTTAGGAGCTCAGTCCTTTATTAGTGATATTGTTAATGGGTTTTTTATCTTACTGGAAAATCAATTTGATGTGGGAGATTCTGTAACCATCGGTGAGTTTTCTGGTTCGGTTGTGTCCATTGGCCTGCGTTCAACGCAGTTAAAAGGGTTTGATGGCACTCACCACTTTTTACCTAATCACACTATTGATGCTATTTCAAATAACTCGCGCAATGATATGCGTGCATTGATTGAGCTCACACTTTACCCGGATAGTGATTTTGAAAAAATTAAATCGATCATTGAAGAAAAGAATAATCAGTTGGTAACCGAATATCCTGAAATCGTTAGAGGACCAAATTATGTTGGCCCTACAAACCTAGGGAATGGTTTGGTGACTTATAGTGCTGTTTTTTATACTTTAAATGGTCAACAATTTCGCATTCGTGATACCTTTTTAGCAGAATATTTGGCAGCTCTAAAAGAAGCAAATATCGAACTGCCGAAACATGGCATTTTAAACGCTAAATAAGACAGGACAAACGCCCATAAGATAGTTACATATTTTGTGGGCGTTCTTTTTTTTCTCGATTGAACCATACACGCTATAAAAATAAGCTGTGTCTTACATTAGCTTGGAATAATAAAAACGATTGAGCTCTCTCAATCGTTTTTGTTTAAACTACTTATTGTTTTAGTATCAATTTCTCTTTTAAATCATATTCATGATGTAATTCATGGACTAAATGATTAACACGTCCTAGAATCTCTTTACGAGTCACAATACCGTTAAAGTAACCTTCATCATCTACAACACATAAAAAGTTATGATCAATTAATTTATTTAAAACTTCTTCTAGCTCAAATGACGTTGGTATAATCGGTACATTTTTATCCATAACCTCTTCAACAGTCAATTTTTCCATTTCTTCAAATCGAATCGAATCAACAGCCATAATCGCATTAATAATCATTGGCATTGAAATTATACCTTTGATTCTCGATTCATTATCTAAAACAGGAATAGAACTATATTTTACTTGCGATAATACTAATAATGCATGGTAGAGATTGTTATTACAATTTAGGTTAGCAACGTTTTCGCTTGAAACGATAAAAGGTTTCCCGTTATCGAAAAGTAAAACAGATTGGACTTCCTTGCTAATCATTTCCAAAATCCTCCTCGTGTATACGCTTCTTTTATTATACACTTTTATCTGTTATTCATAATCACCCAAACACTCTATTTAATCATTTTTTAAAGTTCTGTTTGTGTCCATTTTTTACCTAAAGAAGGAATCTCTTTATGCTTATCATTGTAAACTTTTAGTTCTACAGCTTCTTCTGTAGCATCTAATAAACAATAGGTCTTCTCATAAACCGATCCTCTTGGGCTTTTAATACTGCCCGGGTTAATAAAAAAGACACCCGCTTCGTAGTCTGCCGCAAGGATATGGGAGTGGCCGTAAAAAACAAAGCGCAAAGCTTCTGCTTCAGCGAATGCTTTTAGTTTATCTAAGCTCCACTTCACATCATGATAGTGTCCATGAACAATGCCATAGGGATACTCAAGACTTCGCTCCACATGACTCAAGTTAAAATCGCCATAATAGTCACAATTCCCTGCGACTGTATCCATAACGCCCCATACTAAATCACGATCACTAAGTTCTGAATCACCACAATGGACAAACTTATCTACCTTATCTTGATAACGATTGACTAACTGATTTAGAATATGACTATCTCCATGACTATCGCTGACAATCAATAAACGCATGCTATCGCTCCTTACTCAAACCATTCTGAGATCTGTTTGTCTAATTCTTTTAACGCAAGAGCACGATGGCTAATGGTGTTTTTTTCATCTTCTGACAATTCTGCAACTGACTTCCCTAATTCAGGTAAGAAAAAGATCGGATCATAGCCAAAGCCTGAGTCTCCTTGAGGAAATTGGGCAATTTCTCCTTGAAATTTACCTTCTACTACAAGTGACTCTTTTCCTGGTTTACTTAATACTAAGGTGCAATGGAAATGAGCTGAACGATCCACGTCCGTCATTTCACCTAGCATCGCTAATACCTTAGCGTTATTGCGTGCATCATTCTTCTCTTCTCCAGAAAAACGCGCTGAGAAAACACCTGGCGCACCATCTAAAGCATCGATACATAAGCCCGAATCATCAGCCAAAACAGCTGTTTGAAGAAGCTCACTAATCGTTTCGGCTTTTAACCGCGCATTATCTTCAAACGTGTAGCCAGTTTCTTTAACATCCTCGATTTCAGGATAATCCAATAAGGTCTTAATATAATAGCCTTTTGGTTCAAGCATTTGTTTGAATTCTTTTGCTTTTCCTTCATTCTTAGTCGCAATAATAATAGTCTTTTGTTCACTCATTTTAATAATCCCCTTTAACGGTTTTCTACCTCTGCCTTTTCAACTGTTAATCCCTCTATTCCCAACCATTGACTCGCAATGTCAGAGAATAGCTTTGTTGAGCCTGTCGTGAAAAAGCGATTTTCCATTTTTTCATCACCACTTAAGGCAGCGATTTGGTGGTAGTCTAAAATTGTACTCACTTCAGAAACGGTTTCAGCTCCTGAATCGACTAAATGGACATGATCACCCATGACATTTTGAATAATGGGTTTCAATAACGGATAATGTGTGCAGCCTAGAATAAGGGTATCAATATTTAACTTGGCTAAGGGCTGTAAGCTTTCAAAAACGACTTTCTTAGCGATAGAGGAATGATATTGATTACTTTCAACTAGGGGAACAAATTTTGGACAGCTAATACTATTGATATAGAGTGACGCGTCCTTATCAAGTAGGGTCTTTTCATAGACACCACTATCAATTGTTCCTTGTGTTCCGATCACACCAATACGATGATTGTTAGAATACTTCAGTGCTGCTCGGCTACCTGGTAAAATAACCCCGATAACTGGAATATCTACCCGTTTTCGAATATCATCCAAAGCCACAGCTGTAGCAGTATTACATGCGATAACAAGTAATTTGATATCTTGCTTCATTAAAAATTGTGTCAGTTCCCACGTAAATTCAACCACTTCTTCAGCTGGCCTAGGACCGTACGGGCAACGCGCATTATCACCGATATAGTAAAAAGATTCATTAGGTAGTTGTCTCATTGCTTGCTTAACAACGGTTAATCCACCTACACCAGAATCTAAAAATCCGATTGCTTTTTTTCTCATGATATCTTTCCCTTACCTACATTTGATTACTAGAAATATTATAACAAATAATAAACAGATTCGCTTAGATATGATACAATGACTTTGATAGATTTTCATTAAGATTCTGAGTCAGTTTATTCAATAATAGTAAGGGCTGGAACATTGTTCCAGCCCTTCTGTAATCAGCTATCTTTATTTTCTACCATTTAACTGGCTAGCACGTTCTTCTTCTCTCCAGTTTTGAATGTATTTATAGACTGGCAAGATTAGAAAAATTAAGCCAATCCATTTTCTTAAATTTCTCATTTGATTAGCACCCTTTCTAAAAAATCATTCATCCTATGTTTTTATTATGCCTGATTTTTAAGGAAAATGCTAATCATACACTATTAACTGTTTTAAAGAGAGGTTATCAAATGTCAACTAATGATCGCGAAGAACTCATTAATAGCGAGCACTTTCCCGTTATTATGATTCGAGACTTTTTACTCAATAATATTTTAGGTCAGGAAACTGATGATATCTTGTATTGGAGCGGTAAACAACTGGCACGGCAATTTCCATTAATTCATGTCAAAGATTTGCAAGAGTCTTTCCGATATTGTGGATTTGGCACACTTAGCCTTCATAAAGAGGAACGACACCGCGATATTTACTATTTAACAGGCTCTATTATAGAGACTCGTTTACTTAAACCTGATGCATCCTTTCATTTAGAAGCAGGATTTCTTGCTGAACAAATTGAATTAACAAAAGGAAAGCCGTGCGAAGTACAAGTCAAGCATCCCGAACAAGCCATTACCGATACGGTTCAATTAATTGTTAATTATGAATAAAAAAAGTAGCGACATGTGTTGTGTCGCTACTTTTTTTAATTAGATATATTGTTCTAATACTTCTTCAAGGCGTTCTTTTGGTGTGAAACCAACTAGTTTCTCTACTACTTCGCCATCTTTTTTAACAAGTAGTGTTGGAATTCCCATTACGCCAAACTCTTGAGGTGTTGCTGGGTTAGCGTCTACGTCCATTTTTGCAAATGATACTTTGTCGCCCATTTCCTCATCTAATTCGTCAATGATTGGTGATTGCATACGGCAAGGACCACACCATGTTGCCCAAAAGTCAACTAAGACTACCCCATCTTTTGTTTCTGTTTCAAAGTTTGAATCTGTTAATGCTTTAACCATTTTTATATTTCCTCCCTTTATCTCTATTCATAATCACATTATAGCAAAGTTACTTTTTGTTAGCTAGGTATCTGCTTAGCCTTTAAAAACCGCAACGGTTGCACCATTTCCACCTGCATTATGTGGCGCAAACTCAAATGATTTGACTTGCGGATGGCGTTTTAAAGCATCAATGACACCTTGGCGAATCGCACCTGTCCCCTTACCGTGAACAATAGTCACTTGTGGATAACCAGCTAGTAGAGCAGAATCCAAGTAGCTATCTAGAGCCATCAGAGCATCTTCATAACGGAACCCTCTTAAATCGAGTTGGGTTGACACATGACTATCACTCGCTGAACGAACATTTGCAATTTGACGTTTGACTTTTCTAGCTTGTTTACTTGGTTCTTCTTCAATTTTTCGTAAATCTGATTCAGGTAATTTTAATTTCATAATACCAATTTGAACAACCCATTCGCCTTTAGGTGTTTTTTCGATTAAACTACCTCGCTGGCCATACGTTTCGGTAATGACTTCATCGCCGGCCTTCAATTGCTTTTTGTCTTTAGCTTTTTGTAAGACTTTATTCTTAGCTAAGAAATCTTCTTCTTGTTTCAAATCATCAAACTGTTTCTTTAAATCAATTAATTCGTGCTCTTTAACAGTAGTAGACTTCCCTAAGTTCATCTGCATTTCACGAATTTCCTGCATTAAAAATTCAGCTTCTTCTTTAGATGTTTCAACAATCTGGTTAGCTTCTTGTTTAGCCTTTGCAATAATGGTTTCTTTGTCATTTTCTAACTTCTCATTAGCAGCTTTTAAGTCGCTTAAAAGGGCATCTGACTCAGCTAGCTGTTGCTTTAATTGATAAGACTCAGCCTCAGTTTTACGACGTTTCTGTTCTAAATCGGCAATCATTTCATTCAATTCTTGGCTATCCTCTTGAATAAAACCTGTTGCTTGTTGAATAATTTGATCGGCTAAACCTAGTCGGCGGGAAATATCAAAAGCATTACTTCGCCCTGGAATTCCAATCATCAGACGATAAGTCGGCGCTAGCGTTTCAGAATTGAACTCCATACTAGCGTTAATCGTAGCTGGACGATTATAAGCGTAGACTTTCAGTTCTGGATAGTGAGTCGTTGCCATCACCATGCTTCCTTTTGACCCAACATAGTCGAGAATTGAAATCGCAAGTGACGCCCCCTCTTGAGGGTCTGTACCTGATCCTAACTCATCAAATAATACTAAACTCTTTTCATCAATTTGATCAATAATCGTTACAATGTTAGACATATGAGAAGAGAACGTACTTAAGCTTTGTTCAATCGACTGCTCATCACCAATATCAGCGAAAATGCCCGTAAAAATACCAATTTGACTATTCTCAGCAGCTGGAATTTGTAAACCTGCCTGTCCCATTAACTGAATTAAGCCTAATGTTTTTAAAGCAATCGTTTTACCACCCGTATTGGGTCCTGTAATAATTAACGCTTGGTATTCTTCACCAATAATCAAATCATTGGCAACCACGTGCTCTTGATCAATTAACGGATGGCGTGCACCCCAAATCGCTACATGATTTTGACTACTTAAACGCGGACGGCTTGCTTTAATACTGTCAGCATATCTTGCTTTTGCGTTAATGACATCCAATCTAGTCAAGACTTGACTATTAGCCGCTAGCTCATTCGTATATGGCGCAAGTTCCGCCGATAATTCATACAGGATACGTTCTTCTTCTTGACGTTCTTCAGCTTTTAACGATCGTAATTTGTTGTTTAGGTCAAGTACTGCTTGAGGCTCAATAAAGAGTGTTTGACCTGTGGAACTCTGGTCATGAACCACACCACCAAAATGATGACGGTATTCCTGTTTTACTGGAATCACATAACGATCATTACGAATCGTAATAATAGTGTCACTCAAGTATTGCGATTTTTTGCCCCTAATCATATCATCTAGTTTTTCACGAACATGACCTTCATTACTTTTAATTGACTGACGAATACGTTTCAATTCCGGACTTGCATCACTTAAAATCTCACCATCATCTGAAATGGATAGCTTAATCGTTTTACGAATGTCAGGCAAATCAATTAAACCATCAACAATCTGATAGAGCTGATAGAGTTCAATCTCCTTTTCAGACAAGTCTGCAAAAAATTGTAACATCTCTTTAGTTGTTGAAAGGACACGTCCAATTTGCGAAAGTTCTTTTCCATTCAAAGAACCACCGATTTGAAGGCGTTTGAGAGGCATAGTGATATCAGCCAAACGCGGCATAGGAATACCACCTTTTAATCGTAATAACTTACGACCGTCATCCGTCTCTTCCTGCAAGATATTGACTTCTTCATAGGTTTTCTTTACCTCTAGTTGGAGTAACTGTTGCTTGCCAAGCTCTGTCGCCGCTAACTGGGCAACTTGACCGACTACCTTTTCAAACTCTAGTTTTTTTAAAGTCTTTGCATTCAATTTGTTCACCTCTTTTACTTTAATTCAAAACAATGAGGCTGGGACAACGCCCCGCCTCTCTCTTTTTTATAGTTGACCAACTAATCCTAACCACAAGTCAGAAATGGTTGATGATAAATAAGGTGTATTAGCGATCATCCATCTTGCTAAATTACTATCTGCTAATAATTGCTGAACAGCTTCAAACGGAATCATGGTCAGAATATACAATAGTAGAAATATCCCCAAATATTGCATTAAAAAGCCAAGCAAGCCGCCACCAATGTCATTTAATTGTTTGACAACCGGTAAAAAGGTTAAGGAATTTAACATATAACCAATAATACGCGTTGCTAACCATCCAACAAAGATAATTAACAAGAATGAGATGCCATTATAGAAGGCTACATCAAGATTTAACACTTGAATGGCATCATAAAACACCATCTGATCATCAATGCCTGGTTGCGCATAAGGAACGAGCATTTCAAGGTATTCTGCAAGTTGTAAATAATACTGTTGGGCAAAGTAAAAAGATATGATATAGCCCGCAGTATGAACGAGTTGTAAAACAAGGCCTCTTCTTACGCCTGCATAGACACCCATACAAAGTAGTAATAATATAATGATTGTCAGCATGTTATCACCTATTTCTGGAAGGCTGTTGCCCTTCTTTTTCTTGACTCGTTTCGAGTTGTTGTGCTTGTTTTAATCGATTCTCTGCAGCCGTTGTCGGTCTAACAAAGCGGCTTTTAGCAGTCTTAGCTGTTTTAGCTGATTTGTCAGGAACTGGATTTGGAGATGTGATTGGTCTCTTCTTTAATTCTTTTTCAAGACTTGCTAATTTCTCTTTTAACTCATCTAATTCAGCTTGCCGTTCCATAGACTCTGAAATGGCGTTTACTGCAATTAACACAGCACGTTGTTCCACATCTAAGTTAGGCATAACGTCTTTCAATTGATCAATTTTTTCATTCGCTATTTCCGAAACCACTTTTAAATGCTCTTCTGGTTTCTTAGCCACAATGGTATATGGCCGTTCTGCGATGGTTGTTTTATAGCGACGCTTCTCTTCCGCCATTTTCCATCCTCCTTGCATTTCTACATATCTTTTATTTTACCATATTTTCCCACTCTGAACAGTAAAAAGTAGAGAAGGTTTAGCTTATGCCTCGCCTTCTCTACTTTTCTTTAGCGCTTTTCCCAAGTGATATTCGCGACACAAGCAACCACATCACCATTTTTAATTTGATGAGCAGTGACAATTTGACCGTTGCTTTCTTCTGTCATCGACAGGCTACTATCAATCATATTGCCAAATTCCACTTCTTTTTCATACTTAATTGTAATTGCTGTGATGCGATGTTCTAACATAAATGCCATATCAACCGTATTAATAATCCAGTCAAAATACTTAGAATTATTGACATGTTTGTTAGCATCAATATCTAGATAACGCACACGGTATGGCATTGTCAGTTGATTGTCTTCGTCCACTGGCTGTATTTTTGGTTGTCTTAATAGTGAACGAATTTCTTCTGCTTGATAAGGGGCTACAATAGCCTTATCAATACGTGTCATTTTGCGACTTTCCATATCCATAATCGAAAATGTCGTCATGACTTCGACTAATAAATTGTCACTAGTATCAAATGCCCTAAATACCCGGTAGGTAAAGAAGCGATTGTAAGACAATGCTTCTGTTTCAAACATAATCCTTTCATCTTTTTTAGGAATACGCTTAATGTCCATATGATATTGAATAATAATCCAACTCAAACCCTTTTCAAGCATGCTCTCTTCTGTATTACC
This genomic interval from Jeotgalibaca arthritidis contains the following:
- a CDS encoding YfcE family phosphodiesterase, whose product is MRLLIVSDSHGDSHILNQLVNRYQDKVDKFVHCGDSELSDRDLVWGVMDTVAGNCDYYGDFNLSHVERSLEYPYGIVHGHYHDVKWSLDKLKAFAEAEALRFVFYGHSHILAADYEAGVFFINPGSIKSPRGSVYEKTYCLLDATEEAVELKVYNDKHKEIPSLGKKWTQTEL
- a CDS encoding DUF2507 domain-containing protein; the protein is MSTNDREELINSEHFPVIMIRDFLLNNILGQETDDILYWSGKQLARQFPLIHVKDLQESFRYCGFGTLSLHKEERHRDIYYLTGSIIETRLLKPDASFHLEAGFLAEQIELTKGKPCEVQVKHPEQAITDTVQLIVNYE
- the cbpB gene encoding cyclic-di-AMP-binding protein CbpB, encoding MISKEVQSVLLFDNGKPFIVSSENVANLNCNNNLYHALLVLSQVKYSSIPVLDNESRIKGIISMPMIINAIMAVDSIRFEEMEKLTVEEVMDKNVPIIPTSFELEEVLNKLIDHNFLCVVDDEGYFNGIVTRKEILGRVNHLVHELHHEYDLKEKLILKQ
- a CDS encoding acyl-[acyl-carrier-protein] thioesterase, coding for MSGLTFRTNHQVRSHECDIQGEMTIPSLINEMVHVSGVQSAALGNTEESMLEKGLSWIIIQYHMDIKRIPKKDERIMFETEALSYNRFFTYRVFRAFDTSDNLLVEVMTTFSIMDMESRKMTRIDKAIVAPYQAEEIRSLLRQPKIQPVDEDNQLTMPYRVRYLDIDANKHVNNSKYFDWIINTVDMAFMLEHRITAITIKYEKEVEFGNMIDSSLSMTEESNGQIVTAHQIKNGDVVACVANITWEKR
- a CDS encoding mechanosensitive ion channel family protein; this translates as MVVLNTVTNNAVDETIQNVTESSNYIVRWWNSIDWTDIIAQVMTKSIHILFILILFMVIRRIIKFFLKRAFSTRSKRQTFSINRRNTIYKMVDNAVSYALSFFLIYTLLSIMGIPVSTLLAGAGIAGIAIGLGAQSFISDIVNGFFILLENQFDVGDSVTIGEFSGSVVSIGLRSTQLKGFDGTHHFLPNHTIDAISNNSRNDMRALIELTLYPDSDFEKIKSIIEEKNNQLVTEYPEIVRGPNYVGPTNLGNGLVTYSAVFYTLNGQQFRIRDTFLAEYLAALKEANIELPKHGILNAK
- the trxA gene encoding thioredoxin; this translates as MVKALTDSNFETETKDGVVLVDFWATWCGPCRMQSPIIDELDEEMGDKVSFAKMDVDANPATPQEFGVMGIPTLLVKKDGEVVEKLVGFTPKERLEEVLEQYI
- a CDS encoding CvpA family protein, giving the protein MLTIIILLLLCMGVYAGVRRGLVLQLVHTAGYIISFYFAQQYYLQLAEYLEMLVPYAQPGIDDQMVFYDAIQVLNLDVAFYNGISFLLIIFVGWLATRIIGYMLNSLTFLPVVKQLNDIGGGLLGFLMQYLGIFLLLYILTMIPFEAVQQLLADSNLARWMIANTPYLSSTISDLWLGLVGQL
- a CDS encoding cell division protein ZapA, with amino-acid sequence MAEEKRRYKTTIAERPYTIVAKKPEEHLKVVSEIANEKIDQLKDVMPNLDVEQRAVLIAVNAISESMERQAELDELKEKLASLEKELKKRPITSPNPVPDKSAKTAKTAKSRFVRPTTAAENRLKQAQQLETSQEKEGQQPSRNR
- a CDS encoding XTP/dITP diphosphatase, translated to MSEQKTIIIATKNEGKAKEFKQMLEPKGYYIKTLLDYPEIEDVKETGYTFEDNARLKAETISELLQTAVLADDSGLCIDALDGAPGVFSARFSGEEKNDARNNAKVLAMLGEMTDVDRSAHFHCTLVLSKPGKESLVVEGKFQGEIAQFPQGDSGFGYDPIFFLPELGKSVAELSEDEKNTISHRALALKELDKQISEWFE
- the racE gene encoding glutamate racemase, whose translation is MRKKAIGFLDSGVGGLTVVKQAMRQLPNESFYYIGDNARCPYGPRPAEEVVEFTWELTQFLMKQDIKLLVIACNTATAVALDDIRKRVDIPVIGVILPGSRAALKYSNNHRIGVIGTQGTIDSGVYEKTLLDKDASLYINSISCPKFVPLVESNQYHSSIAKKVVFESLQPLAKLNIDTLILGCTHYPLLKPIIQNVMGDHVHLVDSGAETVSEVSTILDYHQIAALSGDEKMENRFFTTGSTKLFSDIASQWLGIEGLTVEKAEVENR
- a CDS encoding endonuclease MutS2, with the protein product MNAKTLKKLEFEKVVGQVAQLAATELGKQQLLQLEVKKTYEEVNILQEETDDGRKLLRLKGGIPMPRLADITMPLKRLQIGGSLNGKELSQIGRVLSTTKEMLQFFADLSEKEIELYQLYQIVDGLIDLPDIRKTIKLSISDDGEILSDASPELKRIRQSIKSNEGHVREKLDDMIRGKKSQYLSDTIITIRNDRYVIPVKQEYRHHFGGVVHDQSSTGQTLFIEPQAVLDLNNKLRSLKAEERQEEERILYELSAELAPYTNELAANSQVLTRLDVINAKARYADSIKASRPRLSSQNHVAIWGARHPLIDQEHVVANDLIIGEEYQALIITGPNTGGKTIALKTLGLIQLMGQAGLQIPAAENSQIGIFTGIFADIGDEQSIEQSLSTFSSHMSNIVTIIDQIDEKSLVLFDELGSGTDPQEGASLAISILDYVGSKGSMVMATTHYPELKVYAYNRPATINASMEFNSETLAPTYRLMIGIPGRSNAFDISRRLGLADQIIQQATGFIQEDSQELNEMIADLEQKRRKTEAESYQLKQQLAESDALLSDLKAANEKLENDKETIIAKAKQEANQIVETSKEEAEFLMQEIREMQMNLGKSTTVKEHELIDLKKQFDDLKQEEDFLAKNKVLQKAKDKKQLKAGDEVITETYGQRGSLIEKTPKGEWVVQIGIMKLKLPESDLRKIEEEPSKQARKVKRQIANVRSASDSHVSTQLDLRGFRYEDALMALDSYLDSALLAGYPQVTIVHGKGTGAIRQGVIDALKRHPQVKSFEFAPHNAGGNGATVAVFKG